Proteins found in one Nocardia brasiliensis ATCC 700358 genomic segment:
- a CDS encoding aspartate carbamoyltransferase catalytic subunit codes for MRHLLTVTDLDRAGATALLDEAERFEQALLGREVHKLPTLRGRTVMTVFYENSTRTRVSFEVAGKWMSADVINVSASSSSVSKGESLRDTALTLHAAGADALIVRHPASGAAHQIARWMDAWAVQSGRTSGPAIINAGDGTHQHPTQALLDALTLRQRLGDIEGKRVVIVGDILHSRVARSNVFLLNTLGAEVVLVAPRTLLPVGADSWPARVAHSLDAELPGADAVLMLRVQAERMNGGFFPSAREYSINYGLSERRMALLDEHAVVLHPGPMLRGMEIASPVADSPKSAILQQVTNGVHMRMAVLFRLLVGTQEAIA; via the coding sequence GTGAGACATCTTTTGACGGTCACTGATCTGGATCGCGCCGGCGCGACGGCCCTGCTCGACGAGGCCGAACGTTTCGAGCAGGCGCTGCTCGGCCGTGAGGTGCACAAGCTGCCGACCTTGCGCGGTCGCACGGTGATGACGGTGTTCTACGAGAACTCCACGCGCACCCGGGTGTCGTTCGAGGTGGCGGGCAAGTGGATGAGCGCCGACGTGATCAATGTGAGCGCCAGTAGTTCGTCGGTGTCCAAGGGTGAGTCGCTGCGGGACACCGCGCTCACCTTGCACGCGGCGGGCGCGGACGCGTTGATCGTCCGGCATCCGGCTTCCGGTGCGGCACACCAGATCGCGCGCTGGATGGATGCCTGGGCGGTGCAGTCCGGCCGCACGTCGGGCCCGGCGATCATCAACGCGGGTGACGGCACGCATCAGCATCCGACGCAGGCGCTGCTGGACGCGCTCACGCTGCGCCAGCGGCTCGGCGATATCGAGGGCAAGCGGGTCGTGATCGTCGGCGACATCCTGCACAGCCGGGTGGCACGCTCGAATGTCTTCCTGCTCAATACCCTTGGTGCGGAGGTGGTGCTGGTCGCGCCGCGCACGCTGCTCCCGGTGGGCGCGGACAGCTGGCCCGCGCGGGTCGCGCACTCGCTCGACGCCGAATTGCCGGGCGCGGACGCGGTGCTCATGCTGCGGGTGCAGGCGGAGCGGATGAACGGCGGGTTCTTCCCGTCGGCCCGCGAGTACTCGATCAACTACGGCTTGTCCGAGCGCCGGATGGCGCTGCTGGACGAGCACGCGGTGGTGCTGCATCCGGGCCCGATGTTGCGCGGCATGGAAATCGCGTCGCCGGTGGCGGATTCGCCGAAGTCCGCGATCCTGCAGCAGGTGACCAACGGAGTGCACATGCGGATGGCCGTCCTGTTCCGGCTGCTGGTCGGTACCCAGGAGGCGATCGCGTGA
- the pyrR gene encoding bifunctional pyr operon transcriptional regulator/uracil phosphoribosyltransferase PyrR: protein MAVPEDRAAESGAAETSQRHTPEWVGAGRELLSASDVSRTIARIAHQIIEKTALDAGATDAPRVVLIGIPTRGTSLAARLTDKIEEFSGVRPALGSLDITLYRDDLRTRPHRPLERTSVPEGGIEDALVVLVDDVLFSGRTVRSALDGLRDLGRPRAVQLAVLIDRGHRELPIRADYVGKNVPTSRAEDISVLLTEHDGRDGVYLRQEVES from the coding sequence ATGGCTGTGCCCGAAGATCGGGCCGCCGAGTCCGGCGCTGCCGAGACATCGCAGCGACACACCCCGGAATGGGTGGGGGCAGGACGGGAGCTGTTGTCGGCTTCCGATGTCAGTCGGACCATCGCGCGGATCGCGCACCAGATCATCGAGAAGACCGCGTTGGACGCGGGCGCCACCGACGCCCCGCGCGTGGTGCTGATCGGCATTCCCACCCGCGGCACCTCGCTGGCCGCGCGGCTGACGGACAAGATCGAGGAATTCTCCGGTGTCCGGCCCGCGCTCGGCTCGCTCGACATCACCCTCTACCGCGACGACCTGCGCACCCGGCCACACCGGCCGCTGGAGCGCACCTCGGTGCCCGAGGGCGGGATCGAGGACGCGCTGGTCGTGCTCGTCGACGACGTGCTGTTCTCCGGCCGCACCGTGCGCTCCGCCCTCGACGGGCTGCGCGACCTCGGCCGCCCCCGCGCCGTGCAACTCGCGGTGCTCATCGACCGCGGCCACCGCGAACTCCCGATTCGCGCCGACTACGTCGGCAAGAACGTGCCCACCTCCCGCGCCGAGGACATCTCGGTCCTGCTCACCGAACACGACGGGCGGGACGGGGTTTATCTGCGGCAGGAGGTGGAGTCGTGA
- a CDS encoding DUF7489 domain-containing protein has product MAQQEWQGTVVEKSRGLLDGANLYRRLVVRLDDGSTIKVRVNRALWNSLEPGDSVSKQAGADPTKD; this is encoded by the coding sequence ATGGCACAGCAAGAATGGCAAGGGACCGTGGTCGAGAAGTCGCGCGGACTGCTGGACGGGGCGAATCTCTATCGCCGCCTGGTCGTGCGGCTGGACGACGGCAGCACCATCAAAGTGCGGGTGAATCGCGCATTGTGGAATTCGCTCGAACCGGGCGATTCGGTATCCAAACAGGCCGGAGCCGACCCCACGAAGGACTGA
- a CDS encoding alpha-ketoglutarate-dependent dioxygenase AlkB encodes MSTPLQGSLLDGFGDTEFGSLRHARRTTLDHGAWVDVLPGWLSGADALFERLVDDVPWKAERRPMYDRVVDVPRLLKFYEEHEPLPDPALADARQALTEHYHRELGEPFRTAGLCYYRDGQDSVAWHGDTFGRGATHDTMVAIVSVGAPRALLLRPRGGGESLRFQVGHGDLLVMGGSCQRTWEHAVPKTRRSAGPRISIQFRPRGVR; translated from the coding sequence ATGTCGACACCGTTGCAGGGATCACTGCTCGACGGGTTCGGTGACACCGAATTCGGGTCGCTGCGGCATGCGCGCCGCACGACTTTGGACCACGGCGCCTGGGTGGACGTGCTGCCCGGCTGGCTGTCCGGCGCCGACGCACTGTTCGAGCGGCTGGTCGACGACGTGCCATGGAAGGCCGAACGCCGGCCGATGTACGACCGCGTCGTCGACGTCCCCCGCCTGCTCAAGTTCTACGAGGAACACGAACCACTCCCCGATCCGGCGCTGGCCGATGCGCGCCAAGCCCTCACCGAGCACTATCACCGGGAACTCGGCGAGCCGTTCCGCACGGCCGGGCTCTGCTACTACCGCGACGGCCAGGACAGCGTCGCCTGGCACGGCGATACTTTCGGCCGCGGCGCCACCCACGACACCATGGTCGCGATCGTCTCCGTCGGCGCGCCCCGCGCGCTACTGCTGCGTCCCCGCGGCGGCGGCGAAAGCCTGCGCTTCCAAGTGGGTCACGGCGATCTGCTCGTGATGGGCGGCTCCTGCCAGCGCACCTGGGAACACGCGGTGCCCAAAACCCGGCGCTCCGCCGGCCCGCGGATCAGCATCCAGTTCCGTCCCCGCGGCGTGCGCTGA
- a CDS encoding alpha/beta fold hydrolase: MATDISADESSRITTFQRAGLVFPVRDTGPRTGEPVLLLHGWPQDSRSWTPVAQLLNKAGYRTFAPDLRGASPTAAPRSRRAYRMDELAADVEAMIEQIGRPTHVVGHDWGAVAAWAAGITMQDRLLSLSALSVPHPGAFARAMVTSKQGLASWYMYLFQLPLLPELLLRSGLFPQLLRRTGQSAEVAARDSARVRDRAIARGGLNWYRGMPFGSPRMLRGHVTAPVLQIWSDGDTAVLDTGNKLCARYADGPFRLEVLPGVSHWIPEEAPEPTSRLLVEHFATSSAR; the protein is encoded by the coding sequence ATGGCGACCGACATCTCAGCCGACGAGTCCAGCCGGATCACCACGTTCCAGCGCGCTGGTCTGGTGTTCCCGGTGCGTGATACCGGTCCGCGCACCGGCGAACCAGTACTGCTACTGCACGGCTGGCCGCAGGATTCGCGCAGCTGGACGCCGGTGGCGCAATTGCTGAACAAGGCCGGCTACCGGACCTTCGCGCCGGATCTGCGTGGCGCCAGCCCGACCGCGGCACCCCGCAGCCGCCGGGCGTACCGCATGGACGAACTGGCCGCCGACGTCGAGGCGATGATCGAGCAGATCGGGCGCCCCACGCACGTGGTCGGTCACGACTGGGGTGCCGTGGCCGCGTGGGCGGCCGGGATCACGATGCAGGATCGCCTGCTCTCGCTGTCGGCGCTGTCCGTACCGCATCCCGGCGCGTTCGCCCGCGCGATGGTGACCAGCAAGCAGGGGCTGGCGTCCTGGTACATGTACCTCTTCCAGCTGCCGCTGCTCCCCGAGCTACTGCTGCGTTCCGGCTTGTTCCCCCAATTGCTCCGGCGGACAGGGCAATCCGCAGAGGTCGCCGCCCGCGACAGCGCACGCGTGCGAGACCGGGCGATCGCCCGCGGCGGGCTGAACTGGTATCGCGGAATGCCTTTCGGCTCACCCCGGATGCTGCGTGGACATGTCACCGCGCCGGTGTTGCAGATCTGGAGCGACGGCGACACCGCAGTGCTCGACACCGGGAACAAACTGTGCGCGCGCTACGCGGACGGCCCTTTCCGGCTCGAGGTCCTACCCGGCGTTTCGCACTGGATTCCCGAGGAGGCACCGGAACCGACGAGCCGGTTGCTCGTCGAACATTTCGCGACGAGCAGCGCGCGCTGA
- the carA gene encoding glutamine-hydrolyzing carbamoyl-phosphate synthase small subunit has protein sequence MTQQAAALVLEDGRVFRGAAYGAVGETLGEAVFCTAMTGYQETLTDPSYHRQIVVAAAPQIGNTGWNDEDDESGKIWVAGYVVRDPARRASNWRATTTLPEAMQRQDIVGIAGVDTRALVRHLRTRGSMKAGIFSGPALADTDELLARVTGQPSMLGADLAEEVSTDAVYTIEPTGERRFTVVAVDLGIKTNTPRMFAERGMRVHVVPSNAPLEQILDLNPDGVFLSNGPGDPATQDGAVALTKGVLERGLPLFGICFGNQILGRALGRDTYKMKFGHRGINIPVVEYETGRISITAQNHGFALEGEQGEQFDTPFGKAEVSHVCANDGTVEGVRLVDGRAFSVQYHPEAAAGPHDAAYLFDRFAGLMAGGPAAQRKGI, from the coding sequence ATGACACAGCAAGCAGCTGCTCTGGTGCTGGAGGACGGCCGGGTGTTCCGCGGCGCGGCCTACGGCGCCGTGGGCGAGACGCTCGGCGAGGCGGTGTTCTGCACCGCGATGACCGGCTACCAGGAGACCCTCACCGACCCCAGCTATCACCGCCAGATCGTGGTCGCCGCGGCGCCGCAGATCGGCAACACCGGCTGGAACGACGAGGACGACGAGTCCGGCAAGATCTGGGTCGCCGGCTATGTGGTGCGTGATCCCGCGCGGCGCGCGTCCAACTGGCGCGCCACCACCACGCTGCCCGAGGCGATGCAGCGTCAGGACATCGTCGGCATCGCCGGGGTCGACACCCGCGCGCTCGTGCGGCACCTGCGCACCCGCGGCTCGATGAAGGCGGGCATCTTCTCCGGACCGGCGCTCGCGGACACCGACGAGCTGCTGGCCCGGGTCACCGGCCAGCCGTCGATGCTCGGTGCCGATCTAGCCGAGGAGGTGAGCACCGACGCGGTGTACACCATCGAGCCGACCGGCGAACGGCGCTTCACCGTGGTCGCGGTCGATCTCGGCATCAAGACCAACACCCCGCGCATGTTCGCCGAGCGCGGCATGCGGGTGCACGTGGTGCCGTCGAACGCGCCGCTCGAGCAGATCCTGGACCTGAACCCGGACGGGGTGTTCCTGTCCAACGGTCCCGGCGACCCGGCCACCCAGGACGGCGCGGTCGCGCTGACCAAGGGCGTGCTGGAGCGCGGGCTGCCGCTGTTCGGCATCTGCTTCGGCAACCAGATCCTGGGCCGCGCACTGGGCCGCGACACCTACAAGATGAAGTTCGGCCACCGCGGCATCAACATCCCGGTCGTCGAGTACGAGACCGGGCGCATCTCGATCACCGCGCAGAACCACGGGTTCGCGCTGGAGGGCGAGCAGGGCGAACAGTTCGACACCCCGTTCGGCAAGGCCGAGGTGAGCCACGTGTGCGCCAACGACGGCACCGTCGAGGGCGTCCGGCTGGTCGACGGCCGCGCGTTCTCGGTGCAGTACCACCCGGAGGCCGCCGCGGGCCCGCACGACGCCGCGTACCTCTTCGACCGGTTCGCCGGTCTCATGGCAGGCGGCCCGGCCGCGCAGCGGAAGGGAATCTGA
- a CDS encoding dihydroorotase: MSELLIRGTRVYGEGEPVDVLVRDGVIAAIGAGVAAGADAEIIDAAGQILLPGFVDLHTHLREPGREDTETIESGSAAAALGGYTAVFAMANTNPVADSVVVTDHVWRRGQEVGLVDVYPVGAVTVGLAGKQLAEMGTMAAGAGAVRMFSDDGHCVYDPLLMRRALEYANTLGVLIAQHAEEPRLTVGAIAHEGPTAARLGLAGWPRAAEESIVARDALLARDAGARVHICHASTAGTVELVKWAKAQGISITAEVTPHHLLLDDSRLETYDAVNKVNPPLREASDAAALRQALADGVIDCVATDHAPHAEQDKCCEFAAARPGMLGLETALSIIVQTMVQPGLLDWRGVARVMSEQPAAIVGLDEHGRPIEVGEPANLTLVDPDATWTVRAKELASISNNTPFEDMTFPARVTTTLLRGRVTAREGKAAPQGTGGP, encoded by the coding sequence ATGAGTGAATTGCTGATCAGGGGAACGCGGGTCTACGGCGAGGGCGAGCCGGTGGATGTGCTGGTGCGCGACGGCGTGATCGCCGCGATCGGCGCCGGCGTGGCCGCGGGTGCGGACGCCGAGATCATCGACGCCGCGGGTCAGATCCTGCTGCCCGGTTTCGTCGACCTGCACACGCATCTGCGCGAACCCGGCCGCGAGGATACCGAGACGATCGAATCCGGTTCCGCCGCAGCCGCGTTGGGCGGTTACACCGCGGTGTTCGCGATGGCCAACACCAACCCGGTCGCCGACTCGGTGGTGGTCACCGATCACGTGTGGCGGCGCGGGCAGGAGGTCGGCCTGGTCGACGTGTACCCGGTGGGTGCGGTCACGGTCGGGCTCGCGGGCAAGCAGCTCGCCGAAATGGGCACCATGGCAGCGGGTGCCGGCGCGGTGCGGATGTTCTCCGACGACGGCCACTGTGTCTACGATCCGCTGCTGATGCGGCGCGCGCTGGAATACGCGAACACGCTCGGTGTGCTGATCGCCCAGCACGCGGAGGAGCCGCGGCTCACCGTCGGCGCGATCGCGCACGAGGGCCCGACCGCGGCCCGGCTCGGCCTGGCCGGCTGGCCGCGGGCGGCCGAGGAGTCGATCGTGGCGCGCGACGCGCTGCTCGCCCGCGATGCCGGTGCGCGCGTGCACATCTGCCACGCCTCCACCGCGGGCACCGTCGAGCTGGTGAAATGGGCCAAGGCACAAGGTATCTCGATCACCGCCGAGGTCACCCCGCATCATCTGCTGCTGGACGACTCGCGCCTGGAGACCTACGACGCGGTCAACAAGGTCAACCCGCCGCTGCGCGAGGCCTCCGACGCGGCCGCGCTGCGCCAGGCCCTGGCCGACGGCGTGATCGACTGCGTCGCCACCGATCACGCCCCGCACGCCGAACAGGACAAGTGCTGCGAGTTCGCTGCCGCACGCCCCGGCATGCTCGGCCTGGAGACCGCGCTGTCGATCATCGTGCAGACCATGGTGCAGCCCGGCCTGCTGGACTGGCGCGGCGTGGCCCGCGTGATGAGCGAGCAGCCCGCCGCGATCGTCGGGCTCGACGAGCACGGCAGGCCGATCGAGGTCGGCGAGCCCGCGAACCTGACGCTGGTCGACCCGGACGCCACCTGGACGGTGCGCGCGAAGGAACTCGCCAGCATCTCGAACAACACCCCGTTCGAGGACATGACGTTTCCGGCCCGAGTGACGACGACGTTGCTCAGGGGACGAGTAACCGCCCGCGAGGGCAAAGCGGCACCGCAGGGCACAGGAGGTCCGTAA